A genomic window from Phyllopteryx taeniolatus isolate TA_2022b chromosome 2, UOR_Ptae_1.2, whole genome shotgun sequence includes:
- the onecut1 gene encoding hepatocyte nuclear factor 6 isoform X2: MNAQLSMENIGDLHGHDSVSGHGELLSGHTPHSRPSARGLTHRAMGMATLLDGGDYHHHHPGHLHPAISMCEAPGMSASSTYTTLTPLQPLPPISTVSDKFPPHHHHRHHPHPHPHHPHPHPHQRIPGNVSGSFTLMREDRSLAPMNTLYPAYHHKDPCMGQSLSPLSGSGLAGIHASQAGLPPYAHPGAAMPGEKMLTPSGFEAHHPAMLGRHTDQHMSSAAGMVQLNGLHHHPHAHLAAQGHGQGLGGGLEQASALGQQGAINGGGGGGGQMEEVNTKEVAQRITTELKRYSIPQAIFAQRVLCRSQGTLSDLLRNPKPWSKLKSGRETFRRMWKWLQEPEFQRMSALRLAACKRKEQDHGHSERGNPVAKKPRLVFTDVQRRTLHAIFKENKRPSKELQLTIAQQLGLELATVSNFFMNARRRSLDKWVDDGSGHPPGAGLSACTKA; this comes from the exons ATGAATGCCCAGCTGTCGATGGAAAATATAGGCGACCTGCACGGCCATGACTCCGTGAGCGGCCACGGGGAGTTACTGAGCGGGCACACTCCGCACTCTCGTCCCAGTGCCCGGGGGCTGACCCACCGCGCCATGGGTATGGCGACCCTGCTGGACGGCGGAGActatcaccaccaccacccggGACACCTTCACCCGGCCATCAGCATGTGCGAAGCCCCCGGCATGAGCGCAAGCAGCACCTACACCACCTTGACCCCCCTGCAGCCTTTGCCCCCCATCTCCACCGTGTCCGACAAGTTTCCCCCGCACCATCACCACCGCCACCACCCGCACCCGCATCCCCATCACCCTCACCCCCATCCACACCAGAGGATCCCGGGCAATGTCAGCGGCAGCTTCACGCTCATGCGGGAGGACCGGAGCCTGGCTCCCATGAACACTCTCTACCCCGCCTACCACCACAAGGATCCCTGCATGGGCCAGAGTCTCTCCCCGCTGTCCGGCTCCGGTCTGGCGGGCATCCACGCGAGCCAAGCCGGCCTGCCGCCCTACGCCCACCCTGGCGCCGCCATGCCCGGGGAGAAGATGCTGACGCCCAGCGGCTTCGAGGCGCACCACCCGGCCATGCTGGGCCGCCACACGGATCAGCACATGAGCTCCGCGGCGGGGATGGTGCAGCTGAACGGCCTGCACCACCACCCGCACGCGCACCTCGCAGCGCAGGGTCACGGCCAGGGGCTGGGAGGCGGCCTGGAGCAGGCCTCCGCGCTCGGGCAGCAAGGCGCCATCAACGgcggtggtggaggaggaggccaGATGGAGGAGGTGAATACCAAAGAGGTGGCGCAGAGGATCACCACAGAGCTCAAGCGCTACAGCATCCCCCAAGCCATCTTCGCCCAGCGGGTCCTGTGCCGGTCCCAGGGGACCCTGTCCGACCTGCTGAGGAACCCCAAGCCGTGGTCCAAACTCAAGTCCGGCAGGGAGACCTTCCGCCGCATGTGGAAGTGGCTGCAGGAGCCTGAGTTCCAGCGCATGAGTGCGCTCAGGCTCGCAG CGTGCAAGCGTAAGGAACAGGACCACGGCCACAGCGAGCGGGGCAACCCGGTTGCCAAGAAGCCCCGCCTAGTGTTCACGGACGTGCAGCGGCGGACCCTCCACGCCATCTTCAAGGAGAACAAGCGTCCATCCAAAGAGCTGCAGCTGACCATCGCGCAGCAGCTGGGCCTGGAGCTGGCCACCGTCAGCAATTTCTTCATGAACGCACGTCGCCGCAGCCTGGACAAGTGGGTCGACGACGGCTCCGGCCACCCACCCGGCGCCGGCCTCAGCGCCTGCACCAAAGCCTGA
- the onecut1 gene encoding hepatocyte nuclear factor 6 isoform X1, with product MNAQLSMENIGDLHGHDSVSGHGELLSGHTPHSRPSARGLTHRAMGMATLLDGGDYHHHHPGHLHPAISMCEAPGMSASSTYTTLTPLQPLPPISTVSDKFPPHHHHRHHPHPHPHHPHPHPHQRIPGNVSGSFTLMREDRSLAPMNTLYPAYHHKDPCMGQSLSPLSGSGLAGIHASQAGLPPYAHPGAAMPGEKMLTPSGFEAHHPAMLGRHTDQHMSSAAGMVQLNGLHHHPHAHLAAQGHGQGLGGGLEQASALGQQGAINGGGGGGGQMEEVNTKEVAQRITTELKRYSIPQAIFAQRVLCRSQGTLSDLLRNPKPWSKLKSGRETFRRMWKWLQEPEFQRMSALRLAGERSLACKRKEQDHGHSERGNPVAKKPRLVFTDVQRRTLHAIFKENKRPSKELQLTIAQQLGLELATVSNFFMNARRRSLDKWVDDGSGHPPGAGLSACTKA from the exons ATGAATGCCCAGCTGTCGATGGAAAATATAGGCGACCTGCACGGCCATGACTCCGTGAGCGGCCACGGGGAGTTACTGAGCGGGCACACTCCGCACTCTCGTCCCAGTGCCCGGGGGCTGACCCACCGCGCCATGGGTATGGCGACCCTGCTGGACGGCGGAGActatcaccaccaccacccggGACACCTTCACCCGGCCATCAGCATGTGCGAAGCCCCCGGCATGAGCGCAAGCAGCACCTACACCACCTTGACCCCCCTGCAGCCTTTGCCCCCCATCTCCACCGTGTCCGACAAGTTTCCCCCGCACCATCACCACCGCCACCACCCGCACCCGCATCCCCATCACCCTCACCCCCATCCACACCAGAGGATCCCGGGCAATGTCAGCGGCAGCTTCACGCTCATGCGGGAGGACCGGAGCCTGGCTCCCATGAACACTCTCTACCCCGCCTACCACCACAAGGATCCCTGCATGGGCCAGAGTCTCTCCCCGCTGTCCGGCTCCGGTCTGGCGGGCATCCACGCGAGCCAAGCCGGCCTGCCGCCCTACGCCCACCCTGGCGCCGCCATGCCCGGGGAGAAGATGCTGACGCCCAGCGGCTTCGAGGCGCACCACCCGGCCATGCTGGGCCGCCACACGGATCAGCACATGAGCTCCGCGGCGGGGATGGTGCAGCTGAACGGCCTGCACCACCACCCGCACGCGCACCTCGCAGCGCAGGGTCACGGCCAGGGGCTGGGAGGCGGCCTGGAGCAGGCCTCCGCGCTCGGGCAGCAAGGCGCCATCAACGgcggtggtggaggaggaggccaGATGGAGGAGGTGAATACCAAAGAGGTGGCGCAGAGGATCACCACAGAGCTCAAGCGCTACAGCATCCCCCAAGCCATCTTCGCCCAGCGGGTCCTGTGCCGGTCCCAGGGGACCCTGTCCGACCTGCTGAGGAACCCCAAGCCGTGGTCCAAACTCAAGTCCGGCAGGGAGACCTTCCGCCGCATGTGGAAGTGGCTGCAGGAGCCTGAGTTCCAGCGCATGAGTGCGCTCAGGCTCGCAGGTGAGCGAAGCCTCG CGTGCAAGCGTAAGGAACAGGACCACGGCCACAGCGAGCGGGGCAACCCGGTTGCCAAGAAGCCCCGCCTAGTGTTCACGGACGTGCAGCGGCGGACCCTCCACGCCATCTTCAAGGAGAACAAGCGTCCATCCAAAGAGCTGCAGCTGACCATCGCGCAGCAGCTGGGCCTGGAGCTGGCCACCGTCAGCAATTTCTTCATGAACGCACGTCGCCGCAGCCTGGACAAGTGGGTCGACGACGGCTCCGGCCACCCACCCGGCGCCGGCCTCAGCGCCTGCACCAAAGCCTGA